One part of the Desulfatirhabdium butyrativorans DSM 18734 genome encodes these proteins:
- a CDS encoding 3-dehydroquinate synthase II: protein MNRNLWVKIDPWNKEMVTTAIESGADAVMVPEGYAERVRELGRIVTIAPDGDLKPGQDVLCCTIACQEDEPEILRLCRDYRVILECPDWTVIPLENLIAQNASVVVPVKSIEEAETALGILEKGVDHLLVEAQSPEALRSMLLKLRSTDETLDLQIGRIASIRPVGMGDRVCVDTCSLMRPGEGLLVGNSSSGLFLIHAETLQNPYVSPRPFRVNAGPVHAYTRMPGGKTAYLADLQAGETVLVVDAGGKTRPAVVGRIKIERRPLMMITATVEDRTISVLVQNAETIRLTRPNGSAASVVELQQGDEILVRVENGGRHFGHAISETIIET from the coding sequence ATGAACCGGAATCTTTGGGTGAAGATCGATCCCTGGAACAAGGAGATGGTGACCACAGCCATCGAATCGGGCGCGGATGCCGTGATGGTGCCGGAAGGATATGCCGAGCGGGTGAGGGAGCTGGGAAGGATCGTGACCATTGCACCCGATGGCGATCTCAAACCCGGCCAGGATGTGCTCTGCTGTACCATCGCCTGCCAGGAGGACGAACCGGAGATTTTGCGGCTGTGCCGGGATTATCGCGTAATCCTCGAATGTCCGGACTGGACCGTCATCCCGCTCGAAAACCTGATCGCCCAGAATGCATCCGTTGTCGTTCCGGTCAAATCCATCGAAGAGGCTGAGACGGCCCTGGGCATCCTCGAAAAAGGCGTGGATCATCTGCTGGTTGAAGCGCAAAGCCCGGAAGCGCTCCGGAGCATGCTGCTCAAACTGCGCAGTACCGATGAAACTCTGGATCTGCAGATCGGCCGCATCGCGTCCATCCGGCCCGTCGGCATGGGCGATCGTGTCTGTGTGGATACCTGCAGCCTGATGCGGCCCGGCGAGGGGCTGCTGGTTGGCAACAGCAGTTCGGGCTTGTTTCTGATCCATGCGGAAACCCTTCAGAACCCCTATGTTTCCCCGCGACCTTTCCGGGTGAACGCAGGTCCGGTTCATGCCTACACCCGGATGCCGGGCGGAAAAACCGCTTATCTGGCCGATCTTCAGGCGGGAGAAACGGTGCTGGTTGTCGATGCCGGCGGGAAAACCCGGCCTGCCGTCGTCGGCAGGATCAAGATCGAGCGAAGGCCACTGATGATGATCACTGCAACGGTTGAAGATCGAACGATTTCGGTTCTGGTTCAGAATGCCGAGACGATCCGGCTGACACGGCCCAATGGCAGTGCGGCATCGGTCGTCGAGCTGCAGCAGGGGGACGAAATTCTGGTTCGGGTGGAAAATGGAGGCAGACATTTTGGACACGCCATTTCGGAGACGATCATCGAAACATGA
- a CDS encoding 2-amino-3,7-dideoxy-D-threo-hept-6-ulosonate synthase — MTELGKHIRMERIMNRNTGTTVIVPMDHGMSVGPIRGLTDMKTAIQKVAEGGANAIVEHKGLVRAGHRGQGRDIGLIVHLSASTCLSLYPNAKTLVCTVEEAIKLGADAISIHVNLGNGYEKEMLKDFGRISYEARTWGMPLLAMIYPRGENITSEFDVEVIRHAARVGDEMGADIVKVSYTGSSETFRQVVSGCSIPVVIAGGPKMSNDLEVLEMVKGAMDAGGAGVSIGRNVFQHADPTAMVRAIAAIVHDGVDVDAATGILKRTGRGGA; from the coding sequence ATGACAGAATTGGGCAAGCATATCCGGATGGAGCGCATCATGAACCGAAACACCGGAACAACCGTCATTGTTCCGATGGATCACGGGATGTCGGTCGGACCCATCCGGGGGCTGACGGACATGAAAACGGCCATTCAGAAAGTGGCGGAAGGAGGGGCCAATGCCATCGTCGAGCACAAGGGGCTTGTGCGGGCAGGGCATCGGGGGCAGGGAAGAGACATCGGGCTGATCGTTCACCTGTCGGCTTCGACATGCCTTTCGCTGTATCCCAACGCGAAGACGCTGGTCTGCACCGTTGAGGAAGCCATCAAGCTGGGCGCCGACGCCATCTCCATTCATGTGAACCTCGGGAATGGCTACGAGAAGGAAATGCTGAAGGATTTCGGCAGGATCAGCTACGAAGCCCGAACCTGGGGGATGCCGCTTCTGGCGATGATCTATCCGAGGGGGGAAAACATTACGAGCGAGTTCGACGTGGAAGTCATCCGGCATGCGGCTCGTGTCGGCGATGAAATGGGTGCGGATATCGTCAAGGTTTCCTACACCGGTTCATCCGAAACCTTTCGTCAGGTTGTCTCGGGCTGTTCCATTCCGGTGGTCATTGCAGGCGGGCCCAAGATGTCCAATGATCTCGAAGTGCTTGAAATGGTAAAGGGAGCGATGGATGCCGGAGGCGCGGGCGTTTCCATCGGCAGAAACGTCTTTCAGCACGCCGATCCGACCGCGATGGTCCGGGCCATTGCCGCAATCGTCCACGATGGGGTCGATGTCGATGCCGCAACCGGTATTTTGAAACGGACGGGGCGGGGGGGCGCATGA